The proteins below are encoded in one region of Doryrhamphus excisus isolate RoL2022-K1 chromosome 4, RoL_Dexc_1.0, whole genome shotgun sequence:
- the hsd17b3 gene encoding 17-beta-hydroxysteroid dehydrogenase type 3 isoform X4 — MNVVIMSRTKATLDQLAKEIGNTTGREVKVLVTDFTMDNIFSDIEEQLKDLNIGVLVNNVGILPSVVPCRFLENADLDQVSGVPDMSQMHNFLNNVYRLYNFQTEQSLCIFQAITRVINCNVKTMVKMCKTILPGMENRGRGVIVNVSSGIASIPFPMYSLYAASKIFVERFSQGLQAEYKKNGIIIQAVAPFGVSTRMNGYQSTNVVTLSPRDFVKSSLQYLRAGDRTYGSISHTFLGWLLQSTPLKIVYAEAVLNGLQEFVARKLAQKRSMSALSAA, encoded by the exons ATGAATGTGGTCATCATGAGCCGAACCAAAGCGACTCTGGACCAGCTGGCCAAGGAAATAG GTAACACTACAGGTCGTGAGGTTAAAGTGCTGGTGACAGACTTCACTATGGACAATATCTTCAGCGACATTGAGGAGCAGCTGAAGGACCTCAACATCGGAGTATTAG TTAATAATGTAGGCATACTGCCCAGTGTAGTCCCCTGCAGATTCCTCGAAAACGCAGATTTGGATCAGGTCAGCGGTGTCCCAGATATGTCCCAGATGCATAACTTTCTGAATAATGTATACAGACTGTACAATTTTCAAACTGAGCAATCCCTGTGTATCTTTCAGGCAATTACAAGAGTGATAAACTGCAATGTGAAAACGATGGTTAAG ATGTGCAAAACAATCCTTCCAGGCATGGAAAACAG GGGAAGAGGGGTGATCGTAAACGTTTCCTCCGGAATCGCCTCCATTCCCTTCCCTATGTACTCACTGTACGCTGCATCCAAG ATATTCGTGGAGAGATTTTCTCAAGGTCTTCAGgcagaatacaaaaaaaacgggATTATAATACAG GCAGTCGCCCCCTTCGGGGTCTCCACTCGAATGAATGGTTACCAGTCAACAAACGTGGTCACTTTGTCCCCACGTGACTTTGTGAAGAGCTCCCTGCAGTACCTCAGAGCTGGAGACAGAACATACGGCAGCATCAGTCACACGTTCCTG GGCTGGCTACTCCAGTCTACCCCACTTAAGATTGTCTACGCAGAGGCTGTGCTGAACGGCCTGCAGGAGTTTGTGGCGAGGAAACTAGCACAGAAGAGATCTATGTCAGCTTTAAGTGCAGCTTAA
- the hsd17b3 gene encoding 17-beta-hydroxysteroid dehydrogenase type 3 isoform X2, producing MFFIRAEEHAVSTAGRNKMMVTGASEGIGREYALALAEQGMNVVIMSRTKATLDQLAKEIGNTTGREVKVLVTDFTMDNIFSDIEEQLKDLNIGVLVNNVGILPSVVPCRFLENADLDQVSGVPDMSQMHNFLNNVYRLYNFQTEQSLCIFQAITRVINCNVKTMVKMCKTILPGMENRGRGVIVNVSSGIASIPFPMYSLYAASKIFVERFSQGLQAEYKKNGIIIQAVAPFGVSTRMNGYQSTNVVTLSPRDFVKSSLQYLRAGDRTYGSISHTFLGWLLQSTPLKIVYAEAVLNGLQEFVARKLAQKRSMSALSAA from the exons ATGTTCTTTATCAGAGCTGAGGAACATGCTGTAAGTACAGCTGGTCGGAACAAGATGA TGGTGACTGGTGCATCAGAGGGAATAGGAAGAGAATACGCCTTGGCG TTGGCTGAACAAGGGATGAATGTGGTCATCATGAGCCGAACCAAAGCGACTCTGGACCAGCTGGCCAAGGAAATAG GTAACACTACAGGTCGTGAGGTTAAAGTGCTGGTGACAGACTTCACTATGGACAATATCTTCAGCGACATTGAGGAGCAGCTGAAGGACCTCAACATCGGAGTATTAG TTAATAATGTAGGCATACTGCCCAGTGTAGTCCCCTGCAGATTCCTCGAAAACGCAGATTTGGATCAGGTCAGCGGTGTCCCAGATATGTCCCAGATGCATAACTTTCTGAATAATGTATACAGACTGTACAATTTTCAAACTGAGCAATCCCTGTGTATCTTTCAGGCAATTACAAGAGTGATAAACTGCAATGTGAAAACGATGGTTAAG ATGTGCAAAACAATCCTTCCAGGCATGGAAAACAG GGGAAGAGGGGTGATCGTAAACGTTTCCTCCGGAATCGCCTCCATTCCCTTCCCTATGTACTCACTGTACGCTGCATCCAAG ATATTCGTGGAGAGATTTTCTCAAGGTCTTCAGgcagaatacaaaaaaaacgggATTATAATACAG GCAGTCGCCCCCTTCGGGGTCTCCACTCGAATGAATGGTTACCAGTCAACAAACGTGGTCACTTTGTCCCCACGTGACTTTGTGAAGAGCTCCCTGCAGTACCTCAGAGCTGGAGACAGAACATACGGCAGCATCAGTCACACGTTCCTG GGCTGGCTACTCCAGTCTACCCCACTTAAGATTGTCTACGCAGAGGCTGTGCTGAACGGCCTGCAGGAGTTTGTGGCGAGGAAACTAGCACAGAAGAGATCTATGTCAGCTTTAAGTGCAGCTTAA